In a genomic window of Bacteroidales bacterium:
- a CDS encoding TIR domain-containing protein, which produces MARKVFYSFHFDDDNWRAGQVRNIGTVEGDKPVNGNKWEDVKSKSDSTIKTWIDDNLKDKSCLVVLIGEKTSERKWVNYEINRAWELGKAVCGIYIHKLEDVLGNQSSKGKNPLASHVPIFESTYSTSKYVYDDIKENIAELVGRAIKIRNQY; this is translated from the coding sequence ATGGCAAGAAAAGTTTTTTATAGTTTTCATTTTGATGATGATAACTGGCGAGCGGGTCAAGTTCGCAACATAGGAACTGTTGAAGGAGATAAACCTGTCAATGGAAACAAATGGGAAGATGTTAAGAGTAAAAGTGATTCAACAATCAAGACATGGATTGATGACAATTTGAAAGACAAATCTTGTTTGGTTGTTTTGATTGGTGAAAAAACGAGTGAACGAAAATGGGTAAATTATGAAATTAATAGAGCTTGGGAATTAGGAAAAGCGGTTTGTGGGATTTACATACACAAGTTGGAAGATGTATTAGGAAATCAGTCTTCTAAAGGAAAAAATCCGTTGGCAAGTCACGTACCTATTTTTGAATCGACATATTCCACAAGTAAATATGTTTATGATGATATAAAGGAGAATATTGCAGAACTTGTGGGAAGGGCAATAAAAATAAGAAATCAATATTAA
- a CDS encoding helix-turn-helix domain-containing protein yields the protein MNTQIRKYSGYSLLDESENVHSIDRDFMLLDKAFIFPEFLHPFRMDLLTAVISIKGFAQGKINLKLCRSEAPGLTVIMADQILQHDSMSDDYEAVYIVMSRRFLESLNVDQNLSAFRTIRENPYIPLSEKALHAMLGYYNMMLGTIAADDNPYRLEIAKNLTRAFFYGIGYYIHKMPEDKKNKNEQLAGKFLKLLEIHFKEYRDLSFYAEKLCLTPKYMSTIIKEGSGKSAGEWIDSRVMLEAKVLLKSASMTAQQIADLLNFPTQSSFSKYFKRLAGMSPKEYRNS from the coding sequence ATGAATACACAGATTAGAAAGTACAGCGGATATTCACTATTGGATGAGAGTGAAAATGTGCATAGTATTGATAGGGATTTCATGTTACTGGATAAAGCATTCATTTTTCCGGAATTTTTGCACCCATTCAGAATGGATTTATTAACGGCTGTGATATCTATAAAAGGTTTTGCACAGGGAAAAATAAATCTAAAGCTATGTAGGTCGGAAGCTCCTGGACTGACCGTCATTATGGCGGACCAGATATTGCAGCATGACTCTATGAGTGATGATTACGAAGCAGTTTATATAGTCATGTCTAGACGCTTTCTTGAAAGCCTGAATGTTGACCAAAACTTATCTGCATTTAGGACTATTCGGGAAAATCCCTACATCCCATTAAGCGAAAAAGCGCTTCATGCGATGTTAGGATATTATAACATGATGCTAGGCACAATTGCAGCAGATGATAATCCGTATCGCTTGGAAATAGCCAAGAATCTGACAAGAGCTTTTTTCTACGGTATCGGCTACTATATACACAAAATGCCCGAGGATAAAAAAAATAAAAATGAGCAATTGGCAGGTAAATTCCTGAAATTGCTTGAAATACACTTTAAAGAATATCGGGATTTGAGCTTTTATGCAGAAAAACTTTGTCTTACACCCAAGTATATGTCCACAATTATTAAAGAAGGGAGTGGCAAGTCGGCAGGGGAATGGATTGATAGTCGTGTAATGTTGGAAGCAAAAGTTTTGTTAAAATCGGCGAGTATGACAGCCCAGCAAATTGCCGACCTATTAAACTTTCCCACACAATCGTCTTTCAGCAAATATTTCAAGAGGTTAGCCGGAATGTCTCCTAAAGAGTATAGAAATAGCTAA
- a CDS encoding DEAD/DEAH box helicase: protein MQILQSHIDTHKSLFRGRDDVYAVRWEKDGRGGYMPAYKVDWDDYNKHKASGGTFASYTKKEYLPFNDTALKDHFSGKTTVGIYPLLQDNTSFFIAADFDEENWQESILKLYKACQEVELPAYIERSRSGNGGHLWLFFEENIPAFQSRKIIFELLLQSGIISKFEKEPSFDRLFPNQDIHSGKGVGNLIALPLQGNSLAQGNSCFIEPETFAPIENQWTFLETVKKIPKQKIDSLHLLLSGKTKEVFTSKYTDSKSIFELEILINSEIYLKRIQLNQKLIDFLRDNLNFLNSDYIVKKRLGKTAYNIEKYFKLIEETTEGIIIPRGFASSLVKFCNSENIPIKIIDERCRQEEIIVNSKIDLLPHQQEVLERTETKDFGVIVSPPGSGKTIIGLELISQKKQPTLILVHRKQLFDQWIDRIQNFLSISKKQIGQIGNQKDKIGKEVTVAMIQSLTRGDLSELKSRFGMVIVDECHHIPAKSFREVITQLNCYYLYGLTATPKRKNNDEKLIYVYIGNIIYEMTQKELLEQQNSKAEINIKETELFVPFDYKTDNYETVSQVLIYDTARNGLILKDIDENISRFKSILILTERKSHVNILNLYLKEKYETIAISGDDSERSRKSKLEQIEQGHFQIIISTGQYFGEGIDISALECLFIVYPFTFEGKLVQYIGRVQRSGKPPVIFDYRDSKIDYFDKMFKQRNRYYNKLRK, encoded by the coding sequence ATGCAAATACTCCAATCCCACATAGATACCCACAAATCTCTTTTTCGAGGAAGGGATGATGTTTATGCGGTTCGTTGGGAGAAGGATGGACGAGGCGGATATATGCCAGCCTACAAAGTGGATTGGGATGATTATAATAAACACAAAGCCTCAGGAGGAACATTTGCCAGTTACACGAAAAAGGAATATCTTCCATTTAATGACACAGCATTAAAAGATCACTTCTCTGGAAAAACGACAGTCGGAATTTATCCTCTCTTACAGGATAATACTTCGTTTTTCATTGCGGCCGATTTTGACGAAGAAAATTGGCAAGAATCCATACTCAAACTGTACAAAGCATGTCAAGAAGTCGAATTGCCTGCATATATAGAACGTTCACGCTCCGGTAACGGCGGACACTTGTGGTTGTTCTTTGAAGAGAATATCCCTGCTTTCCAAAGCCGGAAAATAATCTTCGAACTTTTGCTACAATCCGGCATTATATCTAAATTCGAAAAAGAACCGAGTTTTGATAGACTCTTTCCTAATCAGGATATTCACTCAGGAAAAGGTGTCGGCAATTTGATTGCTCTTCCTCTGCAAGGCAATTCATTAGCACAAGGAAACTCTTGTTTTATAGAGCCGGAGACATTCGCTCCCATTGAAAACCAGTGGACTTTTTTAGAAACCGTCAAGAAAATACCTAAACAGAAGATAGATTCTTTGCATTTACTGCTATCAGGAAAAACAAAAGAAGTCTTCACTTCAAAATATACCGATTCTAAATCCATCTTCGAATTAGAAATACTTATAAACAGTGAGATATATCTCAAAAGAATACAACTAAATCAGAAACTGATTGATTTTCTACGGGATAATCTAAACTTTCTGAACTCAGATTATATCGTCAAGAAGCGGTTGGGGAAAACCGCATACAACATTGAAAAATATTTCAAGCTGATAGAAGAAACTACGGAGGGAATCATTATTCCTCGTGGATTTGCTTCTTCTCTGGTAAAATTTTGCAATTCAGAAAACATTCCTATCAAAATCATAGACGAGCGATGTCGGCAGGAAGAGATTATCGTAAACTCTAAAATTGACTTACTCCCACATCAACAGGAAGTATTGGAGCGAACAGAGACGAAAGACTTTGGAGTAATTGTTTCTCCTCCCGGTTCGGGCAAGACAATTATAGGGTTAGAATTGATTTCTCAGAAAAAACAGCCAACTCTCATTCTCGTTCATCGCAAGCAACTATTTGACCAATGGATTGACCGAATACAAAACTTCTTATCTATATCCAAAAAGCAAATTGGACAAATCGGAAATCAGAAAGATAAAATAGGAAAAGAAGTGACCGTTGCCATGATACAGTCATTAACCAGAGGTGATCTGTCCGAACTGAAAAGCCGATTCGGAATGGTGATTGTTGATGAATGCCATCATATACCGGCGAAGTCGTTTCGGGAAGTCATAACTCAACTAAATTGCTATTACCTGTACGGACTAACAGCTACTCCAAAGCGGAAAAATAACGATGAGAAGTTGATCTATGTATATATTGGCAACATCATCTATGAAATGACCCAAAAGGAGCTACTGGAGCAACAAAACAGCAAAGCTGAAATTAATATAAAGGAAACAGAACTGTTCGTTCCTTTCGACTACAAAACCGATAACTACGAAACGGTTTCGCAGGTTCTTATATATGACACTGCTCGAAATGGCTTGATTTTAAAAGATATTGACGAGAATATCTCTCGGTTCAAATCCATACTGATACTGACTGAAAGAAAATCTCATGTGAATATCCTAAACCTCTATTTGAAAGAAAAATACGAAACGATTGCCATTTCGGGAGATGATTCGGAAAGAAGTCGGAAAAGTAAGTTGGAACAGATTGAGCAGGGACATTTTCAAATTATTATTTCCACAGGACAATACTTTGGGGAAGGAATTGATATAAGTGCCTTGGAATGTTTGTTTATCGTTTACCCATTTACTTTTGAAGGGAAGTTGGTGCAATATATAGGAAGAGTTCAACGCTCAGGAAAACCTCCGGTGATCTTTGACTATCGAGATTCCAAGATTGATTATTTCGATAAGATGTTCAAACAGCGAAACCGATACTATAATAAGCTCCGAAAATAA
- a CDS encoding type I restriction endonuclease subunit R, giving the protein MKFTESKLEHAFAELLAQEGYPHCLGNTLARQPDEVLIEDDLHNFLKKRYANHGITDTEIKSILLELKSLPASDLYETNKRFMKMLSDGFILKREDHNKKDIYIQLVDYSGLENQTFMPEDLISIVAEPQAEYKTDANIYRFVTQLEIQGSEKRIPDGILYINGLPLVVFEFKSAIREDATIHDAYTQLTVRYERDIPELFKYNAFCVISDGINNKAGSFFAPYDFFYAWRRIAGMSKDMDGIDSMYTLIQGMFQKNRLRDILRNFVYIPDSSKKNEKIVCRYPQYYAARALYDNIKQAQKPFGNGKGGTYFGATGCGKSYTMLFLTRLLMKSEYFGSPTIVLITDRTDLDDQLAGQFTNAKQYIGDNNVISVESREHLRELLQGRESGGVFLTTIHKFTEDTKLLTDRPNVICISDEAHRSQTNLDQKIKVTEKGVSKTFGFAKYLHDSLPNAVYVGFTGTPIDATLDVFGKVVDAYTMTESVRDEITVRIVYEGRAAKVVLNNSELQKIEQYYNDVAEEGANEYQIEKSKQESARLNAILGDPDRLKALAEDFVKHYENRISEGSSVKGKAMFVCSNRTIAYEFYKKVLTLRPEWGESRFADNSVELTDKDKRELKPMERIKLVMTRSKDDDKELYDLLGTKEYRKELDRQFKNEKSNFKVAIVVDMWLTGFDVPFLDTIYIDKPIQQHNLIQTISRVNRKFEGKNKGLVVDYIGIKKQMNLALAHYNKGDKDNFEDIAQSLVVVKDHLDLLAKLFHKFDGSDYFSGSTLEQLNCLNRAAEYVQCTKEFETRFMDLVKRLKAAYDICTGSEQLTQEERDYTHFYLAVRSIVFKLTKGDAPDTAQMNAKVQEMIKDALISDGVEEIFKLGSEDETEQDIFDEDYLAKIDKIKLPNTKIKLLQKLLAKVIGELKKVNRIKGIDFSKKMERLVEHYNNRNANDILRSEVYEEMAEQLTNLIWEVYKEFSAGDAMGIDFEEKAFYDILKSLCVKYDFTYPDDKMIELAKNVKTLVDTQAKYPDWDKRDDIKSALKVGLILLLDEHGYPPVERDEVYTEIFEQAENFKKNKN; this is encoded by the coding sequence ATGAAATTCACCGAATCCAAACTCGAACACGCATTTGCAGAACTCTTGGCACAGGAGGGCTATCCGCATTGTTTGGGCAATACGCTCGCTCGTCAGCCCGATGAAGTGCTGATAGAAGACGATTTGCATAACTTCCTGAAAAAACGTTATGCCAATCATGGCATTACCGATACGGAAATCAAATCTATTCTATTGGAGTTGAAATCGCTTCCCGCTTCCGATCTGTACGAAACCAACAAGCGTTTTATGAAAATGCTGTCCGATGGATTTATCCTCAAACGTGAAGATCATAACAAAAAAGACATTTATATTCAGTTGGTTGACTATTCGGGGCTGGAAAACCAGACTTTTATGCCCGAAGATTTAATTTCTATTGTGGCTGAACCGCAAGCCGAATACAAAACGGATGCGAATATCTACCGTTTTGTAACTCAATTGGAAATTCAAGGTTCGGAAAAACGCATTCCCGACGGGATTTTATACATCAACGGACTGCCTTTGGTGGTGTTCGAGTTCAAAAGCGCCATTCGCGAAGATGCCACCATTCACGATGCTTACACTCAACTTACCGTTCGCTACGAACGCGACATTCCCGAATTATTCAAATACAATGCTTTCTGCGTAATCAGCGACGGCATAAACAACAAAGCGGGTTCGTTTTTCGCTCCCTACGATTTTTTCTATGCATGGCGACGCATTGCAGGAATGAGTAAAGATATGGATGGAATAGATTCCATGTACACCTTGATTCAGGGTATGTTTCAAAAAAACAGGTTGCGGGATATTCTGCGAAACTTTGTTTACATTCCCGACTCGTCGAAGAAGAATGAGAAAATAGTTTGTCGCTATCCGCAATATTACGCGGCTCGTGCCTTGTACGACAATATAAAACAAGCACAAAAACCGTTTGGTAATGGCAAAGGCGGAACATATTTCGGAGCGACAGGTTGCGGAAAAAGTTATACCATGCTTTTCCTTACTCGCTTGCTGATGAAAAGCGAGTATTTCGGAAGTCCAACCATTGTGCTTATTACCGACCGAACCGATTTAGACGACCAACTGGCAGGACAGTTTACCAATGCCAAGCAATATATCGGCGACAACAATGTGATTAGTGTTGAGAGTCGCGAACATTTGCGAGAGTTATTACAAGGACGAGAAAGTGGCGGCGTGTTTTTGACCACCATTCACAAATTTACCGAAGACACTAAACTGCTGACCGACCGACCAAATGTAATTTGTATTTCGGACGAAGCTCACCGTAGCCAAACCAATCTCGACCAAAAGATAAAAGTAACAGAAAAAGGCGTTTCCAAAACATTTGGTTTTGCCAAGTACCTGCATGATTCGTTGCCGAATGCGGTTTATGTTGGCTTTACAGGTACGCCGATAGATGCGACACTCGATGTGTTCGGCAAAGTGGTGGATGCTTATACCATGACCGAATCGGTTCGCGATGAAATTACCGTTCGCATTGTGTACGAAGGACGAGCCGCAAAAGTGGTTTTGAACAACAGCGAACTGCAAAAAATAGAACAATACTACAACGACGTTGCCGAAGAAGGGGCGAACGAATATCAGATAGAGAAAAGCAAACAGGAATCAGCCCGACTAAACGCCATTCTCGGTGATCCCGACCGATTAAAAGCTCTGGCGGAAGATTTTGTAAAACACTACGAAAACCGCATATCCGAAGGCTCTTCGGTAAAAGGCAAAGCCATGTTTGTGTGCAGCAATCGCACTATTGCTTACGAGTTTTATAAAAAAGTGCTGACTCTTCGTCCCGAATGGGGAGAAAGCCGATTTGCGGATAATAGCGTTGAGCTTACTGATAAAGATAAACGTGAGTTGAAACCGATGGAGCGTATAAAACTTGTTATGACTCGCAGTAAAGATGATGATAAAGAGCTGTACGATTTACTTGGCACAAAGGAATACCGCAAGGAACTCGACCGACAATTCAAAAATGAAAAGTCGAATTTCAAGGTTGCCATTGTGGTTGATATGTGGCTCACAGGATTCGACGTGCCGTTTCTCGACACCATTTATATTGATAAGCCGATACAGCAACACAATCTGATACAGACTATTTCGCGCGTAAATCGAAAGTTTGAAGGTAAAAATAAAGGTTTGGTAGTCGATTATATCGGAATCAAAAAGCAGATGAATCTTGCTTTGGCTCATTACAACAAAGGCGACAAAGATAATTTCGAAGACATTGCCCAGTCACTTGTGGTGGTAAAAGACCATTTGGATTTGTTGGCGAAACTGTTTCATAAATTTGACGGTTCGGATTATTTTTCGGGCAGCACATTGGAGCAGCTGAATTGCCTGAACAGAGCCGCCGAATATGTACAATGCACCAAAGAATTTGAAACCCGCTTTATGGATTTGGTAAAGCGTCTGAAAGCGGCTTACGATATTTGCACAGGCAGCGAACAACTCACACAGGAAGAGCGGGATTATACACATTTCTATTTGGCTGTTCGTTCCATAGTTTTCAAACTCACCAAAGGCGATGCACCCGATACGGCGCAGATGAACGCCAAGGTGCAGGAAATGATAAAAGATGCTTTGATTAGTGATGGTGTAGAAGAAATCTTTAAGTTGGGTTCGGAAGATGAAACCGAACAGGATATTTTCGATGAAGATTATTTGGCAAAGATTGATAAGATAAAACTTCCCAATACAAAAATAAAGCTTCTCCAAAAGCTGCTGGCGAAAGTAATCGGCGAACTGAAAAAAGTAAACCGAATAAAAGGAATCGACTTCAGTAAAAAGATGGAACGTCTAGTAGAACATTACAACAACCGTAATGCCAACGATATTTTGCGAAGCGAAGTCTATGAAGAAATGGCAGAACAGCTAACCAACCTGATTTGGGAGGTGTATAAAGAATTTTCGGCAGGCGATGCAATGGGTATTGATTTTGAGGAAAAAGCGTTTTACGATATTCTTAAATCGCTCTGTGTAAAGTACGACTTCACCTATCCTGATGATAAAATGATAGAGCTTGCCAAAAACGTCAAAACACTGGTCGATACACAAGCCAAATATCCCGATTGGGACAAACGAGACGATATAAAATCCGCGTTAAAAGTCGGTCTTATCCTATTGCTCGACGAACACGGCTATCCACCGGTAGAACGCGACGAGGTTTATACAGAGATTTTTGAACAAGCGGAGAATTTTAAGAAGAATAAAAACTAA
- a CDS encoding outer membrane protein assembly factor: protein MKYTVFKNISALVCFILLLDFNSYAQQSTAEKPGSLVADSLQSVKVPKDNYWRRLIYGHIDRTFEKKLDLSFVVAPSYTREASFGIGGMATGLYRLDRTDSLMMPSNITLTFNASVKGFYALAVEGNNNFKGNKSRLSYQVAFANKNLDFWGITFDDCDENPVISYQRQTVKIYGNYQYELLRHFYAGATLDFLYTSASKIDDITYLKDQKDSYVTTGLGLSIQYDSRNFIPNPKRGMYIFLRQTIYPEIFGTVNKALWRTTFIADFYQPIWKGGIFALDLYGQVSSKNLPWALREELGAHNRMRGYYVGRYIDNNIVSAQMELRQHIVGRFGCAAWVGAGTVFPAFKEFDFKNVLPNYGLGLRVEVKKNVNARIDFGFGKETSGFVIGISEAF from the coding sequence ATGAAATACACTGTTTTCAAAAACATATCCGCTCTCGTCTGCTTTATCCTACTCTTAGATTTCAACTCATATGCCCAACAATCTACCGCGGAAAAACCCGGTTCGTTGGTCGCCGATTCACTACAGTCGGTTAAAGTGCCGAAAGACAACTATTGGAGGCGCCTTATTTACGGGCACATAGACCGTACTTTCGAGAAGAAATTGGATCTTAGTTTTGTCGTTGCTCCTTCCTATACCCGCGAAGCCAGTTTCGGTATCGGCGGTATGGCAACTGGTCTATATCGTTTAGATCGCACGGACTCCCTAATGATGCCTTCTAATATAACACTGACATTCAATGCCTCAGTTAAAGGATTTTATGCGTTAGCGGTTGAAGGGAATAATAATTTCAAAGGAAATAAGTCGCGCCTGTCTTATCAGGTTGCCTTTGCCAATAAAAATCTCGACTTCTGGGGAATAACTTTTGATGACTGTGATGAGAATCCGGTTATCAGCTATCAACGCCAAACCGTAAAAATTTATGGTAATTACCAGTATGAGCTGTTGCGTCATTTCTACGCGGGAGCTACATTGGACTTCTTATATACCAGTGCAAGCAAAATTGATGACATCACTTACCTCAAAGATCAGAAAGATTCATATGTAACCACCGGGTTGGGGCTTTCAATACAATACGATTCCCGCAACTTCATTCCCAACCCGAAGAGGGGGATGTATATTTTTCTGCGTCAGACCATTTATCCGGAAATATTTGGTACCGTAAATAAGGCCTTATGGCGGACAACTTTCATTGCGGACTTTTATCAGCCGATATGGAAAGGAGGCATTTTTGCCCTTGATCTTTATGGGCAGGTTAGCAGTAAGAATCTTCCCTGGGCCTTGAGGGAAGAGCTTGGTGCCCACAATCGCATGAGGGGGTATTATGTCGGTAGATATATTGATAATAACATCGTCTCCGCTCAAATGGAACTAAGACAACACATCGTAGGTCGTTTCGGTTGTGCCGCTTGGGTTGGTGCCGGAACCGTATTCCCCGCTTTCAAAGAATTTGATTTTAAGAATGTGCTTCCGAATTATGGATTAGGATTACGTGTGGAAGTAAAGAAAAACGTAAATGCCCGTATTGATTTTGGTTTTGGTAAAGAAACCAGCGGTTTTGTGATTGGAATCAGCGAAGCGTTCTAA
- a CDS encoding virulence RhuM family protein, giving the protein MLPQKSNSEILLYQSEDGKIKIQVRLDDNTVWLTQADMVELFQSSKSNISEHIKHIFEEGELMPDSTVRNFRTVRLEGSRQVEREIEHYNLDVIISVGYRVKSLRGTQFRIWATERLREYLIKGFTMNDELLKQGGGYFEELLNRIRDIRSSEKLFYRKVLEIYATSIDYDPRTDITQKFFQTVQNKLHWAAHGHTAAEVIFQRANAELPFMGLTAFKGKKPTKQEITVAKNYLTEEELALLNRLVSAYLDIAEINAIQQKPMYMKEWIEVLDGFISMSRQDVLTHAGKISAELAQRKALAEYDAYKQKSNAELSEVEKQFIASIEQAEEKLKLLGKKNNKKS; this is encoded by the coding sequence ATGCTGCCCCAAAAATCAAATAGCGAAATATTGTTATATCAATCCGAAGACGGGAAAATCAAGATACAAGTACGCTTGGACGATAATACCGTTTGGCTGACACAAGCCGACATGGTCGAATTGTTTCAATCGTCAAAATCTAATATAAGCGAGCATATAAAGCATATTTTTGAAGAAGGAGAGCTAATGCCTGATTCAACTGTTCGGAATTTCCGAACAGTTCGATTAGAAGGTAGCCGGCAGGTAGAGCGTGAAATTGAACACTACAATCTGGATGTCATAATCTCCGTTGGTTATAGAGTAAAGTCGCTGAGAGGTACTCAATTCCGAATATGGGCTACCGAACGGTTGCGTGAATATCTGATAAAAGGATTCACGATGAATGACGAACTATTAAAACAAGGAGGAGGATATTTTGAAGAATTACTCAACCGGATTCGCGATATACGTTCTTCCGAAAAGCTTTTCTACCGCAAGGTTCTCGAAATTTATGCGACAAGCATTGATTATGACCCTCGAACTGACATTACGCAAAAGTTTTTTCAAACCGTGCAAAACAAACTGCATTGGGCGGCACATGGACATACGGCAGCTGAAGTGATTTTCCAAAGAGCCAATGCCGAACTCCCTTTTATGGGTTTAACCGCCTTCAAAGGAAAGAAACCGACCAAGCAAGAAATTACTGTCGCAAAGAACTATCTGACAGAAGAGGAGCTAGCTCTTTTAAATCGCCTCGTTTCCGCTTATTTAGACATTGCAGAAATAAATGCCATACAGCAGAAGCCGATGTATATGAAAGAATGGATTGAGGTGCTGGACGGTTTCATTTCAATGAGCCGACAAGATGTTTTAACTCATGCCGGCAAAATATCGGCAGAATTAGCACAAAGAAAAGCTTTGGCTGAGTATGACGCATATAAACAAAAAAGTAATGCTGAACTTTCAGAAGTCGAAAAACAATTTATAGCAAGCATTGAGCAAGCTGAGGAAAAACTAAAATTGCTTGGTAAAAAGAATAATAAGAAATCGTAG
- a CDS encoding TIR domain-containing protein, with translation MARKTFISYKYSEAQNLRDKIIRALGNDAQYYQGETSDSPDLTDTSTDNIKNNLKDMMYNTSVAIVIISPSMVKSKWIDWEIEYCLKEISRKDRKSYTNGVVGVIMNVNGSADWLKIHSSNIHGSPTVSYKQEFLYPIIYKNRYNSTPALKHCHECNTYDFMNGSYITLVDENDFLANPSYYIENAFDKSENTSKFDLTKQR, from the coding sequence ATGGCTAGAAAAACTTTTATATCATACAAGTATAGCGAAGCTCAAAATTTACGAGATAAAATCATCAGGGCTTTAGGAAATGATGCTCAGTATTATCAAGGAGAAACATCTGATTCTCCAGACTTAACAGATACATCAACTGATAATATAAAAAACAATCTAAAAGACATGATGTACAACACGTCTGTTGCAATTGTTATTATTTCTCCCAGTATGGTCAAAAGTAAATGGATAGACTGGGAAATAGAATATTGTCTAAAAGAAATATCTAGAAAAGACAGGAAATCATATACTAATGGTGTTGTTGGTGTAATTATGAATGTGAATGGTTCTGCAGATTGGTTAAAAATACACAGTTCAAATATTCATGGAAGTCCAACAGTCAGTTACAAGCAAGAATTCCTTTATCCTATAATTTATAAAAATAGATATAATTCAACACCTGCTCTAAAACATTGTCATGAATGTAATACATATGATTTTATGAATGGGTCTTATATAACATTGGTTGATGAAAATGATTTTTTGGCTAATCCCTCTTACTATATAGAAAATGCATTTGATAAGAGCGAGAATACATCAAAATTTGACTTGACAAAACAACGATAA
- a CDS encoding toll/interleukin-1 receptor domain-containing protein has protein sequence MSFITESQLKRYRNTTRFFSATESLKQIRNESKSNKTTIFLSHKHDELEVLDGAISFLKKEGIDVYVDWLDEGMPKTTSGETARRIKQKIKENDKFILLASEGAINSKWCNWELGLGDAAKYIEKIALFPVEKDNASFSGAEYLQIYPYIVYRDGTTKYNNGNFVARGYYVKYPNNNIIPLKDWLRK, from the coding sequence ATGAGTTTTATTACGGAATCACAATTAAAGAGATATAGAAATACCACAAGGTTTTTTTCTGCTACTGAGAGTTTGAAACAGATTCGAAACGAATCGAAGTCAAATAAAACGACTATTTTTCTATCACATAAGCATGATGAACTAGAGGTTCTAGATGGTGCAATATCCTTCTTAAAAAAAGAAGGAATTGATGTTTATGTCGATTGGTTAGATGAAGGTATGCCAAAAACAACTAGTGGTGAAACAGCAAGAAGAATAAAGCAAAAAATAAAAGAGAATGACAAATTCATTCTTTTAGCTTCAGAAGGGGCTATTAACTCCAAATGGTGTAATTGGGAGTTAGGTTTAGGTGATGCTGCAAAATATATTGAAAAAATAGCATTATTTCCTGTAGAAAAAGATAATGCAAGTTTCTCTGGTGCAGAGTATTTACAGATCTACCCCTACATAGTGTATAGAGATGGAACTACAAAATATAACAATGGAAATTTTGTTGCTCGTGGTTATTATGTAAAATATCCCAACAACAATATTATTCCTTTAAAAGATTGGTTAAGAAAGTAA
- a CDS encoding PorT family protein: protein MKKKSAITLLLIICLTGAYAQNENNRSVKTTWGLKAEMNLSGFIVSGTSVVTSDMKLGGSGGGFVNFEFTNHWALRGELLFHYRASGMEIQWMTNEFQYWGVQIPMYAVYQWNFNRGGRVYAGLGPYAEFGFSARLKREGEKMDLYEKDGATEISAMKDSDIGFGMMVGYEFANGIQINASYKIGVANILDANSSIFKMMPHAASLGLGYRFGK, encoded by the coding sequence ATGAAAAAAAAATCAGCAATAACTTTACTCCTGATAATCTGTTTGACAGGAGCATACGCTCAAAACGAGAACAACAGATCAGTCAAAACCACATGGGGACTCAAAGCCGAAATGAATTTATCCGGATTCATTGTGTCCGGTACTTCCGTTGTGACAAGCGATATGAAGCTTGGAGGTTCAGGCGGCGGATTTGTGAATTTCGAATTCACAAATCATTGGGCTCTCCGGGGAGAATTACTGTTCCATTACAGGGCATCGGGCATGGAGATACAATGGATGACCAACGAATTTCAGTATTGGGGAGTGCAGATCCCAATGTATGCGGTTTATCAATGGAATTTTAACAGGGGAGGCAGGGTTTATGCCGGTTTAGGCCCTTATGCGGAATTTGGGTTTAGCGCCCGTTTGAAGCGGGAGGGAGAGAAAATGGATTTGTATGAAAAAGACGGAGCTACCGAAATTTCTGCAATGAAAGACTCTGATATCGGATTTGGAATGATGGTTGGTTATGAATTTGCCAATGGCATACAGATCAATGCCAGTTATAAAATCGGAGTTGCCAATATTCTGGATGCAAACAGCAGCATATTCAAAATGATGCCCCATGCAGCCAGTCTCGGCTTGGGATATCGTTTTGGAAAATAA